The sequence below is a genomic window from Luteitalea sp..
TGGGTGGCTCGGCGCGACGCCGACGGTCGTGGTCAGTCTGGAGGTGGCCGACCTGACGGAGCCGGAAGTCCGGCAGGAGGTCCTGAAGCTGCAGCGACGTGTCGAGAAGCTCGCGGCGCTGCTCCGGTTGGCGCTGGCCTTGTTACACACCTCCGGGTTCACCCTGTCACGAGAGCGTCTACCGGACGGACACGCCAAGCTGCAGATCCTGCGCGCAGTGGATCGGGCGCGCGAGTGTATCCCGTTGCGAGCGGTCCTCCGGTTCCTGCGTATGTCGCCGAGTCGGTTTCACGCCTGGCGCCGACGGCAGACCGCGTGCGCGCTCGACGATCAGTGGTCTTGTCCTCGCACGTCACCCTATCGACTCACGCCCTCCGAGGTCCAGGCAATCGGGAACATGGTCACCTCGCCCGGGTACCGTCACGTCCCGACCGGCACCCTCGCCGTCCTCGCGCACCGGCTCGGCACCGTGTCGGCGTCGCCGTCGACCTGGTACCGCCTCGTAGGGCAGTACGGCTGGAGACGCCCCCGGCTCCGCGTGCATCCGGCGAAGCCGAAGCTGGGGCTGCGCACGACGGGAGCTGACGAGATGTGGCACATCGGCACCACCGTCATCCGCTTCCTCGACGGGACACGAGTCTATCTGCACGCCGTCATCGACAACGTCTCTCGACGGATTCTGGCGTGGCGCGTGGCCGACACGTTCGCACCAGTTAACAGCGTGGCCGTGCTGCTCGAGGCCAGTCGGGGCGCGACCCGTTCAGCGAGTGCCCCAGTCGTGTTGGCGGACGCGGGCGTGGAGAACGTCGACGCCCAGGTCGACGCATTGATCGCCACGGGCGTCCTACGCCGTCTGCTGGCCTTCACGGAGCTGACGTTCTCGAACTCGATGATCGAAGCCTGGTGGCGTTCCCTGAAACATCAGTGGCTCTTCCTCCACCCGCTCGATAGCGTCGCGACCATCCGCCGGCTGGTGGCGCGTTCTACGTCCACGAACACAACCACGTGCTTCCACATTCGGCGTTCCGAGGACAGACGCCCGACGAGATGTACTTCGGCACCGGGGACGCGGTGCCGGCGGACCTGATGTCACGCGCGGCCGCCGCGCGCCGAGCACGCGTGGAGGCCAACCGATCGGCGTCCTGCGAGACCTGCCCGTCACTCAACGCGGCCGCATGACCCCGGCGGCTGACCGCCGTTGCGATCGCGAACTCGTGCGCCTCGAGGCGATCGCCCAGAGAACCCGACCGCGCGCGTCCCATGAGGAGAGGCCCAGGACCGTCTCCAAAATCCGATCACCGTTCGTCTATCGATCGTGCCTTGCCGAATTGAATGGCGAGAACCCGCGCGCAGAAGTCCAGAATGTCCGTGAAGAGAACTCGGCTACTTGTTTGATTGTCGAGTTTCCATAATGCGTCGGCGATGAACGGCGCGAGTACGAGCGTGACGCTCGACTCCGGGATCAGCGCGCAGGGTCCGACCCGTCACGAGGTTTAACCTGGTTCCAGTCCAGCGAGCGTCCGGGCGGCACTTCCGGAAAGTACACTCCGGTTTCTGACCGGATGCTCATCTGATGGATCGCTTGGGGATCCGCGAAATTGCTCAATGTTTTGTGAGTCTCGCTCTGCGAATCCAGAGGAAAGACGGATTCACCGAACAGAATTGTTCACAACCCCGATCGGAGCGAATCTCGCTAAGTTGTTGAAAATATTGGCTCCTCAGGCTGGACTCGAACCAGCAACCCTCCGGTTAACAGCCGGATGCTCTACCATTGAGCTACTGAGGAACATCGGCAGGATCCGCGGCGCGTTGAACGCCAGACAAGACCATTCATTCTAGCGAAGCGCAGCCCAGCGGGTCAATGTCACATGAGGACGCCAGGCATCTTCGCATGCGTCCCGTCGGACCAACGCGTGCGGCGAACGCGTGAGCGGCCGCCTCGGCGAGGCGGCCCTCCCATCGCCCACCGTCTGACGCGATGGCCTCAACCAGCCCTGCGAGCGCTCATCACTCGACCCGATAGACGCAGCTGAAAGAACGTGCCGAGCACGCCAACGAGGAACCAGACGAGAACCACCCACTGGTGTTCTCCCGCCGAACGGAGCGGATAGGTCAAGAGTCCGAGCGCCCGATCCACCACACCTGCGACAGCCGGCTGGCGCCAGAGCCCCAAGCCGCCGGTGACGATGAGCCACGCGCCGCCGAACGCCGTGCAGAGCACGATGACGTATGGCTGGAGCGCAAGCGCGACGAGCGCGCCGGCGACCGTGCAACCCAGCACGAGTAGCGCCCCTGGTTCGTGGCCAAGGTTGGCGGCCCCGAAATGAACGATGATGGCCGCACCCGCCGCGCCAATCAGCGCGACGCCCACAAACTCGGCAAGCACCAGCAAAACAGCGCCCGCCAGGCCGCCCGCGACCAACACCAGCAACTCCTTGCCTCCGGTGGCCGTGGGGGCGAGGACCATACTGGTGAGCAGCGCGCCCAGGATGAACCCGCCCATCGCCAGCACGAAGCGAAAGATCCGGTGGCCCGCAAAGCACGTGAGCAGCCCGCCGAGCACGAACAGCACCGCCCCCGCTTGAAAAGACACTGGCAGCATCGCCCCGCATTATAGAAGGGTCAGGGAATCGGGAATCAGGAATCACCCTTCGAATGGGAAACAGGACACAGGAACCAGGCGGCGGGAACAGGCAATCGGGTCGCCGCCGCACGTCCGGCTGATGGCTCACAGCGTGCCGATTGCACGCAACCCGATATACTGGGCGCTTCATGGGTGCGGAAGAAACGCCCCATCGTGCTCGACTGACTGTGGGTGGCGTCGCCGCGGCTGTCTTCGGATTGGCGCTCTTCGTCTATACGGTCCACCAAACAGGCCTTGCCACGATCATCGATGGCATTGGACGCGTCGGCGGCTGGTTCCTCGCCATCCTCCTGCTCTCCGGCTTTCGGTATCTCGCCCGCGCCCGCGCATGGTCGCTGTGCTCGGAAGAGCCCCACGCGCTCCGCGTACGCGATACGTTCCCCGCCGTGGTCAGCGGCGATGCCCTCGGCAACTTGACACCGCTCGGCCTGATTGTCAGCGAGCCCACCAAGGCGGCGTTCGTGCGTCATCGCGTGTCGCTGATGACCGCCCTCGCCGGACTCGCCGTCGAGAATCTGTTCTACACCTGGAGCGTCGCCGTCGTCATCGTCGGCGGCTGTGTGGCGCTGCTGTTCAGCGTGGAGGTGCCGGCGTCCTTGCGTGCGCTAAGCCTCGCCGCACTCGGTGCGATGGTGGCGTTCATGCTCGTGACGCTGACGATGATCGGCGGCGATGTACGCCTGATCAGCCGGACAGTCGCGTGGCTGGAGCGGCGTAACCTATGCCCCGCTCCGCTTCGCCAGCGGCTCGACAAGCTGCTTGCCGTCGAGGCGCATATCTACGGCTTCAATCGCAACCACCCGAGCCGGACCCTTCCCGTTCTCCTGCTGCAAAGCGCCTATCATGCGGCCGGCGTCGCGGAAGTCTGGCTCACGCTGCAACTGTTGATGTCGGCGTCCGGCACTCGCGTCGAGGTCACGACCGGACCGGCGGGCGATGCAACGACAGTATTGGCGCAGCCGTCATTGCTCACCGCGTTTCTGCTCGAGTCGGTCAACCGCTTGATCAACGTGGTCTTCAAGTTCGTTCCACTCCGCCTCGGCGTGGATGAAGCAGGCACCGGTCTCCTCGCCGAAGTGCTCGGCTTGACGAACGCCACCGGTGTGACGCTGGCGATCGTTCGAAAGGCGAGGATGCTCGTCTGGATGGCCGTGGGTGTGGCGTTCCTCGCACGCCGCGGCCTGGCGCCGGTCGCAGGTCGGAGGTTCGAGGTCGGAGGTTCGAGGTAGGAGCTTCGAGGCTCGAGGTCAACTGGTCTGCCGGGCGGCGTGCGCGCGGTGTGACATAATTCGGCTGGAATGGCCGGCCAGTTAACGGGCGTTCTTTCGCCGCTGCTTCAGAACCGGCGCCTGGCCGCTGCCAGGTCGCATCTGGGTCGAGGACGACTCCTGGATTTCGGCTGCTCCGCCGGAGCGCTGGCGCGATTTGTCGAGCCCGCGCGATACCTCGGCGTCGATACGGATCAGGCGGCGCTGGCGCAAGCTCAGGCGCACTTCCCTGCGCACCGGTTCCTCACACTGGACGAGTTCGAGGCCTCGTCGACTGACGAGTTCGATATCGTCGCTGCACTAGCGGTCATCGAGCATCTCGCCGATCCGCTCGCTTGGCTGGAGAAGATGCGTCGGCGGCTCACGCCCCGCGGCCGACTGGTGCTGACAACGCCCGATCCCGCCCTTCAATGGGCGCACGAAGCGGGCGCGCGAGTGGGACTCTTCAGTCGTGAGGCGGCCGACGAACATCAGACGCTCCTCGATCAGCAAGCGCTTCGGACATTGGCAGACCGCGCCGGGTTCCAGCTCACGCGCTATCAGCGGTTCCTGTTCGGTGCCAATCAACTGTGCGTGCTCGAGACAACCAGCCGCTGAGGTGTGACGCGGTGGAGCAGCTCGCAGGGCCCCGCCTCTGAGAATCGTGAAAGTCATCATTCAAATTCCCTGCTACAACGAGGCCGCCGCGCTTCCGGTGTCCGTCTCTGCGTTGCCGCGCGAAGTGCCAGGGTGTGACGAAGTCGAGTATCTGGTTGTCGACGATGGCTCGACCGATGATACGGCGGAGGCCGCCAGACGGCTCGGCGTGCATCACGTCATCACGCACTCCGGCAATCGTGGACTAGCGGCTGCATTCATGACCGGTTTGACGGCGGCAATCGAGCGCGGCGCCGATGTGATCGTCAACACGGATGCGGATAATCAGTATTGTGCCGCTGACATCGCGGATCTCGTCGAGCCGATCCTCCAAGGTCGCGCCGACATGGTCATCGGCGCCCGGCCGATTGCGGCGACCGCCGACTTCTCGGTCGTGAAGAAAGCGCTGCAACGGCTCGGGAGCTGGGTGGTTCGCGTGATCAGCCGCACGTCGGTCGAAGATGCCCCGAGCGGCTTTCGCGCGCTCAGCCGGGAGGCGGCCATGCGGTTGAAGGTCTTCAGCCGCTACACGTACACGCTCGAGACGATCATCCAAGCGGGGCACAGCAACATGCGCGTGGTCTCCGTGCCCGTGCGGACGAATGCGCCCATGCGACCGTCGCGCCTCGTGCGCAGCATCCCCAGCTATGTGCTGAAGTCGGTCGTCACCATAGTCCGAATCTTCGCCACCTACCGGCCGCTGTTCTTCTTCTGGAGCATCGCGCTGCTCTTCGGCACGGTCGGCCTCATCTCCGGGGGCCGCTTCCTCTATTTCTGGACCATCGGACAGGGTCAGGGCCACGTGCAGTCAGTGATTCTCGCGGCAGCCTGCATGACATTGAGCTTCATCGCCCTGGTCATCGGCTTTGTGGCCGACCTGGTTGCCGTCAACCGCAAGCTCCTAGAGACCGTCGACTGGCGTATTCAGCACCTGAGCGAGCAGTGGCAGCCACGCGCGCAGAGCGCCGCACCGCAGCGTCACACATCATGGAGCGAGCCAACCAACCAGCGGGAAACTACTACGACAAGTACCACACGAGAAACCCGGTCGCGCGATTTCTGATGAACGGGTTCCTCGGGGCGTTCGACGATCTCGTCGGCCTCAGCGGCGCGAAATCGGCGATCGAGGTGGGATGCGGCGAAGCGGAGCTCTGCATCCGGCTCGCCAGCCGCGGGCTGCAGGTGCGCGGCTGCGACATCGCAGACGAGGTTCTCCCGATCGCGCGCCAACGGATCGAAGAGGCGGGGCTGAAGATCGACGTCTGGAGCGCCGATGTGCTATCGCTTGGACCGGAGCACACCGAGGAGCTGGTGGTGTGCTGCGAGGTGCTGGAGCACGTGGACGATCCCCGCCAAGCGGTACAGCGCCTGGCGACGCTGGCCAATCCTTTCTTGCTCGCGAGTGTCCCGCGCGAGCCGCTGTGGCGTGTGCTCAACGTCTGCCGTGGTAAGTATCTGGGCTCACTCGGCAATACACCAGGCCATGTGAATCACTGGAGCCAGCAGGCGTTTCTGGAGCTCCTTCGCTCGCACTTCGACGTCGTCGCGGTGCGCACGCCGCTCCCCTGGACGATGGTCCTCTGCCGGGTGAAGCACGAAAGATAGGGCGGGTGTTTCAGATGGTCGGGGGCGTTCGCCGACTCGGCGAGGCGGCCCTACCTAAATCTCGCGGCGGCCTTCGATCGCCTTGTGCATGGTGACTTCATCGGCGTACTCGAGGTCGCTGCCGACGGGCACGCCCATGGCGATGCGCGTCACGTGCACGCCGAGCGGCTTCAGCAGGCGCGCGAGATAAATGGCGGTCGCCTCGCCTTCTACATTCGGGCTGGTGGCGAGGATCACCTCATCGACTGCCCCGTCTTGGACCCGCGCGAGCAGTCCCTTGATCTTCAAATCATCGGGGCCGACGCCTTGGAGCGGAGAGAGCACGCCCATCAACACGTGGTAGACGCCCTTGAACTCGCGCGTCTTCTCGACCGCCACGACGTTCACCGGCTCCTCGACCACGCAAATCTGACGTCGGTTACGAGTGGGGCTTGTGCAAAAGACGCAGGGATCCTGCTCGGTGATGTTGCCGCAGGTCGAGCAGTGCCGCACACGGGTCTTGACGTCACGGAGCGACTGCGCAAGACGGGCGACATCCGCGTCGCTGGTCTTGAGCAGATGAAACGCGATGCGCTGCGCGCTCTTCTGGCCGATGCCCGGCAAGCGACGAAGCAGCTCGATGAGGTCGTTCAGCGGTACCGGGTAGGACACGGGCTCACATACCGGGCAGCTTGAGTCCGCCGAGACCGCCCATCAAGCCACCCATCTTTTGCGCAACGGCCTCGTCGACCTTGCGGTGCGCATCTGCCATCGCGGCCACGATGAGATCCTGCAGCATCTCGAGATCGCCTTGCGAGGCGACCTCGGGGTCGATCTTGATCTCGAGGAGCTGCTTGTGCCCGTTGACCGTGACATTGACCATACCGCCGCCCGCGGACGCCTCGAGGCGGAGATCCCCCAGCTCGCGTTGCAGGCGCTCTTGCATCTGCTGCGCCTGTTTCATCATCTGTTGCAGGTCCATCAGCCTTCCTTCAGCACGTCTCCCACGAATCCGGCCTCCGTCAACCTCGCCCGACCCGACCGCGGACGAGCCTACTTGATCTCTTCGACATCGTTGATCTCGGCTGGGAAGATATCCAAGAGCGTCTTCACGGCCGGCTCACTCATCACGGCTTCGCGCAAGCGCGCTTGCTCGGATGCCCGTTCTCCGATCGGCTCCTGGGCGGCTTCCTCGCCAGGCACCGCCTTGACCGTCATGGGGCGACCGAACTCGCCAGTGGCAATCTGCTCCAATCGCTGGCGCTCGGCGCGGCATCGCTCCAACTGTATGCGATTCGACGGCGCGTAGCTGAACGTAATCACGTCGCCCGACACCTCGATGCCCTGCGCGGGCAGCACGATCGTGCCGTGCAGGATGCGGTTCTGCTGACGCACGGCTTCTGTGAACGCGCTCAGTCGCTCGGCCGTTTCGAGGTTCGCGCGGCGAGGTTCGAGGGGCGAGGGACGAGGTTCGACGTTGGCCTCGCCGAGACCTGCGGTCGCCGCTCGCCCCTCATGCAGCGCCGGCTTCGCTGGCGCCAGCAGGTTCGAAGGACGCGGGGCGCGTGGCGCGGGCGCGCGGCTCACGCCTCCGGCTCCGGGGCGTGGTAGCGCGCCACCACCTCCGAGCGACTGGAGGAGATCTGTCAGCGGAACGAGCTTGCGCAGATGCATCCATCGGAGCAACGCCATCTCGAGGTGATAACGCGGCTGCGATGCGTACCGGATCTCGTTCTCCGCCTGCACCAGGACGTCGAAGGCGCGCAGGAGATCTTCGCGGGAACAGCGAGCAGCAAGCGCCTGGAGCCGATCCGCGTCCCCTGCCAGCTCCGCATCCTCGAGGCGTGACTGATCGATCTGCACGACCATCAGATCGCGGACCAGACCAATGAGCTCTTTGCAGGCGAGGCGGAGATCCTGCCCCACTTCCACGATCCTCCCGACGAGCTCGAACACATCAGCGGCGCGCTCGTCGACCACCGTCTCGACGATCTCGAACAGGACGTCGCGTCCAATCAACCCAAGGACGGTCGCCACCTGCTCTGCCGTGACGCGTGCTCCAGCAAACGCAATGACCTGATCGAACGCGCTCAGAGCGTCGCGCACGCTGCCTTCGGCAAAC
It includes:
- a CDS encoding DDE-type integrase/transposase/recombinase, yielding MVSLEVADLTEPEVRQEVLKLQRRVEKLAALLRLALALLHTSGFTLSRERLPDGHAKLQILRAVDRARECIPLRAVLRFLRMSPSRFHAWRRRQTACALDDQWSCPRTSPYRLTPSEVQAIGNMVTSPGYRHVPTGTLAVLAHRLGTVSASPSTWYRLVGQYGWRRPRLRVHPAKPKLGLRTTGADEMWHIGTTVIRFLDGTRVYLHAVIDNVSRRILAWRVADTFAPVNSVAVLLEASRGATRSASAPVVLADAGVENVDAQVDALIATGVLRRLLAFTELTFSNSMIEAWWRSLKHQWLFLHPLDSVATIRRLVARSTSTNTTTCFHIRRSEDRRPTRCTSAPGTRCRRT
- a CDS encoding DUF4203 domain-containing protein; the protein is MLPVSFQAGAVLFVLGGLLTCFAGHRIFRFVLAMGGFILGALLTSMVLAPTATGGKELLVLVAGGLAGAVLLVLAEFVGVALIGAAGAAIIVHFGAANLGHEPGALLVLGCTVAGALVALALQPYVIVLCTAFGGAWLIVTGGLGLWRQPAVAGVVDRALGLLTYPLRSAGEHQWVVLVWFLVGVLGTFFQLRLSGRVMSARRAG
- a CDS encoding methyltransferase domain-containing protein, whose protein sequence is MAGQLTGVLSPLLQNRRLAAARSHLGRGRLLDFGCSAGALARFVEPARYLGVDTDQAALAQAQAHFPAHRFLTLDEFEASSTDEFDIVAALAVIEHLADPLAWLEKMRRRLTPRGRLVLTTPDPALQWAHEAGARVGLFSREAADEHQTLLDQQALRTLADRAGFQLTRYQRFLFGANQLCVLETTSR
- a CDS encoding glycosyltransferase, encoding MKVIIQIPCYNEAAALPVSVSALPREVPGCDEVEYLVVDDGSTDDTAEAARRLGVHHVITHSGNRGLAAAFMTGLTAAIERGADVIVNTDADNQYCAADIADLVEPILQGRADMVIGARPIAATADFSVVKKALQRLGSWVVRVISRTSVEDAPSGFRALSREAAMRLKVFSRYTYTLETIIQAGHSNMRVVSVPVRTNAPMRPSRLVRSIPSYVLKSVVTIVRIFATYRPLFFFWSIALLFGTVGLISGGRFLYFWTIGQGQGHVQSVILAAACMTLSFIALVIGFVADLVAVNRKLLETVDWRIQHLSEQWQPRAQSAAPQRHTSWSEPTNQRETTTTSTTRETRSRDF
- a CDS encoding methyltransferase domain-containing protein, which gives rise to MERANQPAGNYYDKYHTRNPVARFLMNGFLGAFDDLVGLSGAKSAIEVGCGEAELCIRLASRGLQVRGCDIADEVLPIARQRIEEAGLKIDVWSADVLSLGPEHTEELVVCCEVLEHVDDPRQAVQRLATLANPFLLASVPREPLWRVLNVCRGKYLGSLGNTPGHVNHWSQQAFLELLRSHFDVVAVRTPLPWTMVLCRVKHER
- the recR gene encoding recombination protein RecR gives rise to the protein MSYPVPLNDLIELLRRLPGIGQKSAQRIAFHLLKTSDADVARLAQSLRDVKTRVRHCSTCGNITEQDPCVFCTSPTRNRRQICVVEEPVNVVAVEKTREFKGVYHVLMGVLSPLQGVGPDDLKIKGLLARVQDGAVDEVILATSPNVEGEATAIYLARLLKPLGVHVTRIAMGVPVGSDLEYADEVTMHKAIEGRREI
- a CDS encoding YbaB/EbfC family nucleoid-associated protein, whose product is MDLQQMMKQAQQMQERLQRELGDLRLEASAGGGMVNVTVNGHKQLLEIKIDPEVASQGDLEMLQDLIVAAMADAHRKVDEAVAQKMGGLMGGLGGLKLPGM
- the dnaX gene encoding DNA polymerase III subunit gamma/tau, yielding MTYQVLARKWRPKRFDDVVGQQGVTETLRNAITSRRIAQAFIFAGSRGIGKTTTARILARALNCEQGPVPEPCGVCSACVEIAEGRDLDVLEIDAATHTQVDKVREIIIEGLGITPVRDRYKIFIIDEVHQLSNASFNALLKSIEEPPPHVVFMMATTELHKIPETIRSRAQEFELRTVGTRAIAQHLSKIADAEGVEVDEAALMLLARFAEGSVRDALSAFDQVIAFAGARVTAEQVATVLGLIGRDVLFEIVETVVDERAADVFELVGRIVEVGQDLRLACKELIGLVRDLMVVQIDQSRLEDAELAGDADRLQALAARCSREDLLRAFDVLVQAENEIRYASQPRYHLEMALLRWMHLRKLVPLTDLLQSLGGGGALPRPGAGGVSRAPAPRAPRPSNLLAPAKPALHEGRAATAGLGEANVEPRPSPLEPRRANLETAERLSAFTEAVRQQNRILHGTIVLPAQGIEVSGDVITFSYAPSNRIQLERCRAERQRLEQIATGEFGRPMTVKAVPGEEAAQEPIGERASEQARLREAVMSEPAVKTLLDIFPAEINDVEEIK